The Pukyongia salina genome segment AATGTAAACGATAAATTGTACAATGCCAGAACGGGGGAAGTGGAAACCCTCAACCAGCTATTTATAATGGATGGTAAGGTGAAGCATTCTGTACAGAAGCTTACACAGGGGGATATTGGTGCCACGACCAAGTTAAAGTCGACCGAAACCAACGACACCCTCAACGAGAAGGAGAATGGACCCACTATAAAACCGATACAGTTTCCGCAATCACGTATCGAGAAAACCGTTTCGGCGGTGAATACTTCGGAAGAGGAGAAACTGAATGATGCCCTAAAGCGAATTCATTCTCAGGATCCTACCTTAAAACTTCGCTACAACAACGAAACACATCAAACCGTGATAGGTTGCCAGGGAGAATTACACTTGTTAACTATATCGTGGGCATTAAAAAATATTTACGATGTGGAGGCCAACTTTGATATTCCGAAGATCTCTTACCGGGAAACAATCCAACGAAGTGCAACGGCAAATTACCGGCATAAGAAGCAGAGTGGGGGAAGTGGACAATTTGGTGAAGTACATTTAAAGATCGAGCCTTATTTTGAAGGAATGGCAGAGCCGGAAGGCTTTAATATTAGAGGAAAAGAAGAGATCGACCTGCCTTGGGGCGGGAAGTTGGTATTCTACAACTGTATCGTTGGTGGGGTGATAGACACCCGTTATCTGCCATCTATAATGAAAGGAATACAGGAGGTAATGGAGTCTGGGCCGTTAACCCGGTCCTACGCCCGCGATATCCGTGTGATGGTGTATGACGGAAAGATGCACGCGGTAGATTCTAATGATATATCGTTTAAGATAGCTGGGGCACATGCGTTTAAGCAAGCCTTTGTGAATGCCAATCCGAAATTACTCGAGCCCATAGATGAAGTGACCATAAAAGCACCGGAGTCGATGGTTGGGAATGTAATGACCGATCTTCAATCGCGTAGAGCCCTTATCCAGGGAATAGATTCGGAAGATCGTTACCAAGTGTTAAAAGCGTTGATCCCAAGGGGAGAGATGAGTAATTTCTCAACCCAATTACGATCATTAACTCAGGGACGAGCCAACTTTACATCGAAATTCCACAGTTACCAGACAGTACCTACCAATATTCAGAAGCGACTTACAGAGACGACGGAGGCTGTGGGACAGGATAAGTAGTGGGAATTGGTTGTGGGTTGAAATAATACTCGAAAGAATACTAACATACTAAATAGAATAGGAACCTTAATAATGATAGACTATGCAGACACAAGTGCGTTATTTAAGTGATTTGAAGTTTAACCTGGAAACCTGGCGCAGGGAATTGCGTTTCCATTTTGATGAGATGGATACCTTTCAAGAGAAATTGGAAGAGATTGCCGTGCGTGAATTTGGACAGGATGCCCGGAAGTCTTTAGAAAATTTTCAAAACAGGATCATGATCGAGAAAGCTGCGATCGCCAAGTTAAAACACCGTTGTAAGGATAAACTTAGAAATATACATGTGGCCGATCTCACAGAGGATATCGACGGCCGTTTAAGATCGGAGCAGTCTACACTAAAGGACGATATGCGCACCTATATTAAAATGCATTATGACCTCAAGGAGGAGATGATGGATTATTTTGCCACATATCTGGACGAGTAAATTTAACCATGCTTATGACTTTTAAACCACATCCTTGTGAGGGGGTGTGGTTTTGTTGTGTTTACACCATAACTTAATGAGGTTGAATGAGTTTTGAGGTACGATTTTTGCGATAATGAAGAAAAAAAATGATATGAGAACTATAGTTTTAGTTATAAGTTTACTAGTGCTTGTGGGATGTAAGAGTTCAGATCCTACCATCACAGAAGCCGAAGCACAGCGTACAAAGATGTTGATAGACAATAAGAATTACGAATTAGACATGAGTTGGGCTACGCCTTTGGCATCCAATGCTATGAACCAGATAAGTAATGCCAATTTATTGCCGGTAGATAGCAGGACGGGCCGAATCAACCTGATGGGCAGCAGTAGTTATATACGCGTTAAAGGAGACAGCCTGGAGGTTTATTTGCCGTATTTTGGTACACATCAGTTAGGACACAGACCCGGAGATACTAATAGTGCCATACAGTTTGTGGGTGAACCAGACAAATACGAAGCAAGCTACAATGAAAAGAAAGAACTCACGCAGATCTATTTCAGGATGAAGGAGCGCACAGAGCAGTACGATGTGAACATTCGCGTATTTAAAAACGGAAATGCAAATGTGAATGTAAACAGCACCCACCGGAATTCTATAAGTTATACCGGAAAGTTAAAGGAGATAGAGGAGAAATAAATAGCAGAATCTATTGAAACAGGGGCAATACCTGAAATATCCTATTTGACATAATATAAATTATGATACATTTATAGCTAACCGACAAATAAAGCGTTCTAAACAGATTTCCGCATAGCTGCGCTATTTTACATAATATCAGATATCACTTCGCGTAAGCGAATTATATCGGCAGATATTATGTAAAAGGAAATCTGAGACATTTATGACTGGCAAGACACCTCTGAAACTATCAAACTAGAATTTTTCTTTTCTACAAAGCAATTAAACATATTGCTAGGTTTTATGATACATTTATAACTAACCGACAAATAAAGCGTTCTAAACAGATTTCCGTATAGCCGCGCTATTTTGCATAATATCAGATATCACTTCACGTAAGCGAATTATATCGGCAGATATTATGTAAAAGGAAATCTGAGATATTTACGACTGGCAAGACACCTTAAGTTATTTTAATTGAGCTTTTCAATTCCTTCTAGTAAATTAACAATACACGGGAAGCTTTATAGAACATTTACATATATGTAAATATTTAATTGAAAACGAAAAGATTCATCAGTTCTTGAATGAATAATTAAGATTATTAGAAAACCTTGATGAGATAATTATTTGTGAATCTGTAAATTAAACTTAACCGCCTAAAATTTATTTTTTAAATACTATGTTAACAACCAAACTATCTTTTAAATTATTCTCTGATTGCCTAACTTTACAGTGCTTTTCGCAATACTTTTTATCACTAAACTGATATAATAATTACTATAACAACCTTTACAAAATAGAAATATTAAATGGCAGAATTCCTTACTACAAATGGTACATCACATCAAATAGAAAATATCATCATTGAAGCTAAAAAAGAACTATTTTTAGTTTCACCCTACCTACAAATTTCTAAGACATTCTTTGAAAGACTGAAAGATGCTGCGAATAAAGGAGTTAAAATAAAAATCATCTACGGCAAAGACGAACTTAAACCAAATGAACGAAATTCTTTAGCTGAACTCAAGAGTTTAGAATTATTCTATTTTGAAAATCTCCATGCCAAGTGCTATTTCAATGAAAGTGACATGGTAATTACTTCAATGAATATGTATGAATTTTCAGAAAAGAATAATCGTGAAATGGGAGTTTTTATCACCAGAATTGGTGATGGTGATCTCTACGAAAAAGCTATTAGTGAAACTCGCTCTATAATTCAATCTTCGGATATAATGCAACTAACAAAAACTAAAAGAAAATTCTATCAAAACAAGAAAGAGATACAGAATAATTCTAGCAGTAAGAAGCCAAAACGAGGATATTGCATTAGATGTGAACAACGAATTCCTTATGACATTGAGAAACCATATTGCAAAGATTGTTTTAGCTCATGGTCTCGCTACAAGAATCCTGATTATGAGGAAAATGTTTGTCATTCATGTGGAGAATTTGAAGCATCGTCCTTGGCAAAACCTGTTTGTTATGATTGCTACAAACTTTTCGAAAAATAATCGAAAGGAGATCCAAGCTCTTTATATAAATAGAAAATTCTTTAATTATTCTCCCTCCCCTATTCTATCAAAAAAATTACATTGCATTTGACAAGCCACAATCTAAATTGTATGATTTAGGTGAAGGAAAAACCGAATGGAGTCAAAAAGAGAAATGTTCTTGACGTTCCAAAAATTGAATAAATTAATAGTTTAACCAAAGTGCTCAATAACCTATTCGTAGATAGGATAGAACCAACATCAAAGGAATATTTAATTTTCTACCTTTATACAAATGTTGTGCGTCATACCAACCAACCCAATAGCAAATGATTAAAATACCATTAAATAGAGCAATTCAACTTTTAGAAGCCAGACTTTATGAAGTAGATAAACCTGAAACAGATTTAAAAGCATTACAAAATCGGCTTAAAATTGACGTAGAAGCAATATTTGGTAGAGGAAGTACACAATCTATTTCTGTGATTACTCTTGAAACCCTGCATTTTGACGATCCTAATAAAATTGCTAAATGCAAAACTAATTTTAGGCAAACTATCCAGGGTTGGATTCAATACATTAAGGATTTTAACATCATCGAGAAAGAAAAAATAGAGACTTCCGAGCAGGAGTACAAAGAAAAATATAAGATACTACTCGATCAATGGAATGATTTAGTTCCTGAATATAGTCAGCTTTTGGCTGATTACGAGAAAATCATTGGTAATTATGATGACGCACTTTCAGAATTGAAAATTTTACAAGACAAATTGAGTAAAAAACAAAGTTTAGGCAAAATGATAAAGATTTTGTTTTTAGGAGCAAGCCCAATAAACGAAGTTAAATTGAGAATTGATGAAGAGGTTAGAGATATTGAAGGCGGACTAAAATTAGCATCATTAAGAGACCTTTTTGAACTTAAAATAGAATGGGCTATAACAGCAAAAACTTTGCAACAAGCAATGTTAGATGAGCATCCTACCATTGTTCATTTTTCAGGTCATGGAGATGCAAATGGAATTGCTGTAGAAGATTCTTTAGGAAATGCAAAACTTATTGAAAATGACGCAATAGGAAGTTTGTTTGAACTCTTCTCTAAGGATATTAAATGTGTTGTTTTAAATTCATGCTATTCAGAATCTCAAGCAATTGAAATATCAAAGCATATTCCATATGTTATTGGAATGAAAAAATCAGTTAATGATAAAGCAGCAATAGCATTTTCTGTTGGATTTTACGCTGCTTTAGGTGCTGGAAAAGACATCGAATTTGCTTTTAAAATGGGAGTTGTTGCTGTCAAATTAGAAGGAGTTTCTGGAAGTGACATACCAGTATTATTAGGATAATCAAAAAGTACAAAACACAAAATTTGCTCAGCTATATGCACTGATTCACAAACAAACATGAATAATAAAGAAAAATTTCCAACACCTTCTCAATTTTATAGAATTAGAAGACCTGAATATTTTTCAGATTCAAAAATAGAATGCAAAATTCTATTGACGAAAGAACAATTAGCTCATGAATTAAGTCAGATTTCAACTAATCAAAAGCATGATAATTTTGAAACTCTTTGCCGAAGATTAGCAGAAAAACTGATAACCCCAAATTTAATTCCTCAGGTTGGACCAACAGGTGGCGGAGATGGAAAGACAGATTCAGAAACTTATCCGGTCTCTAAATATATTTCTGATAGATGGTTCATAAGTGATAACAAGTGGAATGAAAATGAAAATTGGGCTTTCGCAATGAGTGCTAAAACCGAATGGAAACCAAAAGTAAAAGGTGACGTAAAAAAGATTGTTGAGACAAAAAGAGGTTATACTAAAACATATTTCTTTTCTAACCAAAAGATACGCAGTAAAGAAAAAAAGACAACTCAAGATTTAATTAAAGAAAAATATGATATTGAATTAATTATTCTTGATGCAGAATGGATAATTGAAAATGTATATAATTATAATCTTCTTAATGATGTTATAGAGAGCTTAAATTTATCAATCGAGCATCGAGAAGAAAAGATCATAGGACCGAATGATTCTAAAAGGAGTGCAAAACTATCTGAAATTGAAGAAAAAATAAATAAATCGGATAGACCTTTTGAAGTTGATTATCAGCTTGTAGAGGATTGTTTGGAAAGTGCAATTTTGTCAAGAATGATAGAATTACCGAAAACTGAAGTAGTAGGTAAATTCGAAAGAGCGAAAAGGTTTGTAAACAAATTAAACAACCAGCAGCAGAAAATAAGAATACATTATCAACTCGCTTGGACTTATTTAAATTGGTATGATGATTATATTGGATTTTACAATGAATTTATTGAGTTTAAATCTCTAGTTAATGAAGAGCCAAATCTTAATAATCTCGAATTATATTTAAATCTATACAATTTATTAAAGACAGTTTCTTCGATCAAAGAAGTAAAAAAATATGTAGAGATAAACTTCACTAATGACGAGTTCGAATTTGTTGAACTTTTAGAAAGGTGCAGCAAAAATCTAGAAAAACATTCAACTGCACTGTTAAGCAAATTCTATATAAGTTTTATTAATATTTCAAATCAACTTAAAGATGAAAAAACAATTTCAAAAGAGATAATAAATTTACAGACTTATTTTGAAAAAGGTAAAAATCATCTAGATATACCATTTGAACAATTAAAAGGAATTATTGATATATATAGCGAACTATTACCAAGCAACAAAGAGTTTGATACCTTGATCGATGTTCTTGCTGAATTTGAGTCAACTAGAGTATCTGAATTATCTTCTGGTAAAATCTATTTAAATAGAGGGAGTACAAAGTTAAAAAATGATTTAAATAGGGAAAGTTTAGTGTTTTTTGGAAAGGCTGTTAGAAAATTGGCTAAAGAAGAATCACAAGACGAATTTTACTTTTGTTTGATGCTATTAAGTGATGCATATTCGAGGTTAGGATTGTATTGGGCTGCAAATAATTGTTTAATTTCTGCTATTAATATTTACGCCAATGAATGGTTTACTACAGGTTCCATAAACAAAAGATTTTATAGAGGTGTTGTTCAAATTTTAAAAAATGAGACAATAATTGGACGTATACCTGTGTTACTGGCTTGGTATGAACTATTTAATGTTATTAAACATTATTTTGAGACAGAAATCAATTTGGAAAATGACGAAATGCATATTGAAAATCTTATTGATGGTTGCCTTTCTACTCGTTTATTAAGTATGGATTTCGAACATTTCAATGAAATATCTGAATTACCAGATATTTTGTCTAAAAATGAACTTTGGCTAAGCAGTGATTCATCATTGTATTTATTAGGACATGAGGATATAATAGAAATTGATGAATCTAAAAGTCATACGTTTACAAAAGAAAATTTCAAAAATTTCTACAATACACTAGCTAACCAACCATTTCTAAAACAAATAGCTTTTGAGACTAACTTTTTAAACAAAGAAGAAATAACTTTATGTACTAGAATTCTTGGTATAAATTTTACAATTTATACAACAAATGACATACAACTTGTAATCTTAGGTGAAACTATTTTAGCATATCTAGAATCATATTTAGCAACGGCTTTCGAGGATGCTTTTCCTTTAACTGAGAAAATTGTTTTAACCCTTAATTATAAAAAATTAGATAAATTCTTTAAAATAGAATCTGAAAGTAAAAGTTTCTTTAATTTAATTATTAAACAAGGTTTTGTCTATGAATCAAAAGATATTTCAGCATTAGTAGAAGCAATTATTCCTCTAATTATTGCTGGCAATTACCTTTTTAGAGATTACAAAGATTTTTTCGAAAACCTTTACAAAAAGGATGAAGTCCATGAGAGATTAACTCTAATAATTGAGCATAAAAATTTCTTAACCAATATCCTGACCTCAAAACCCAAATTCTTTCTAAAAGATTGGAAAAAAGAAGGCAGTAAAGTTTATCCTTTAAAAAGGACTTCAAGTCCCATAGAAATAAATCTATCAAAATCTGAACTAAAAGGTGTGAAAAAAAGTAAGGGAAAACCTGACTTCACTTCGGCTACTCACAAAAATCTAAAAGCAGAAACAGTCATTGATGTACATTTATGGGATAAAGCCAAATGGAAAGCATTCGGGTTTTTAAGTATGCCAACTGACAATCCATTTGGCATTGTATTAGCTTTTCAAAATGAAGATGCTGGAAAAAGCATATTTGAAAAATGGATAAAGGAATACGGTAAAATAGATACTCATGATATAATATCTATAACTATAATTAAAGGTGTCAGAATAGACAATCCATATTGGTATAAAATATTGATAAGCAAGAGTATGGATAAAAAAGAAATGAAAGAAGGTCAATTTTTTTCATCATCTTCTCGATTTCATATGATGGAGCCGGAAAATAATATGAATTTGAACCATTTAATAAAAGGTTATGAAATTTTCAAAAAGTATATTTTAGTTCCAGCTCATATTGATAAGAATTATAATATGAAACATTTTCCTGAGCTTGGCATACTCAAAAGTAAATTGAAAATAATTGATGCTTGGGAAATAGGAATCCACGATCCTGAAAGAGTTGTAATCACAGAGGAGGATAACCCAATTATTCCAGATAATGTTGAAAATCCACCAATTTTGGAATTGCTAGAAGAAAAAAGAAAAAACAAATAAGTACATCTCACTACAACGTATATAAAAAGCGTTAAAATCGATCATACGAAAAAATTGAACTAAAAGTTTACGACAATAGATTTCTAAAAAATAATTGTCAAAAAAAAATATTACAAATGACAAAATCAGAATTATTTAAAAACCTAACTGAATCTCAAAAGATTGAATTCAATAATGATATAAAAAATGTAATAAACGAGATCATTTCCTCTGGGCATATTTACCAGGATAAATTACATGAAGTTGATATTAACATGCGTTTAGAAGATTCCATACTTCTAAATGTAACACTTGGATTTATTGTTGAAGATAATTTAAAAATAAAGGGAGTAATCAATAACATTATAAAATTAGATAATGTTGATGATTATTTGGATTCGATAAATAAATCTAAAAGCCTTGACGACAACTGGATTAATCCAATTTAATATCCTCAATTCCTATCGACTTTATGCTCTCTCCTCCTCCACTCTCTCCAACTTGACTAGTTTAGCATCCCTGGACAGTTTTTCTATTTCCAACTCACGCCGCTCCTTTTCAAAATTCTATATCCGGTCCACAATAGATTTGGTTAAAAACTTTACCTGGTCTTTAAGCATGTAGTTTCTATGCTTTAGTCCATGCCCTTTTAAAATGTCTAATGCCTCTAGAAGATCTTGAAAGCAAAGGTCGATTCTCCGTAATACGAATGAATTATTATTTCCCTCTGAATATGTGGCAAATATCCAATTGAATTTTTCTCCTAGAGTAGCTATTTCTTTTCGAGTTTAAGATCCACCGTAACACCTCTAATACGCGATTCTCAGTGCCTGAGACTAGCCAACTTTTTTATCACCTTGTAATCAATCTACTCGCTTGTATTTTTCTTTCATTAATTCAAAATAAATGAACCCTGCTCTCTGATACCAATCTTGCATGCCGTGTTCATTCTCGCATGCGTTGATAGATTGCAAGTTTCTATCCAATGCAGTCATAAGTTCGGTATACTTGTTATCATACGTTCGTTGGAAGGCCTCAAATTGGTCCATAATTCCCTTTCGTTCTGCTTGCCAGGCAATGCCCAAGGCTCCATGAATACCAGATACATTGTCGCCAAAGGCAACGGCCGAACTATTAAACTTCTTGGTATTGGAATAGATACAACTTAAGCGCTGTAAACTTCGTCTAATCACATTCAAATTTGCAATTGCAGTTTGATAACAGCTTTGACAGGCACTATTGTCGAAACAACCGGTAGGCATCATTCTGGCAGCATTAGTTTCGAAATCTGGCGTACACTCTTCATTACTTAGGGCAAGTGATGCGTTGTACAGATCGTTCGCGCTTCGTGCCGCATCCATGAATCTGTAGAATTGTCCCATGGTTCGCACAAGAG includes the following:
- a CDS encoding elongation factor G, with protein sequence MKVFDNKHIKNVVFVGAHHSGKTTLSETMLFEAGLLNRRGTVEQNNTVSDYHEIEHQRGASVFATPLHTEWRNYKINIIDTPGLDDFIGEIISSIRVADTISMVVNATDGADIGTEIIWNYIDKYNKPTVFVINKIDADDAKFDDSVQSLMQLVGNNATLIQYPIKMDGAQCIIDVLKMKCYKFGPEGGKPEKLEIPDDQKERAERLHNELVEKAAENDEELMELYFEKGSLNEDEMRKGIKLGMLNHDLFPVFCVSALKDMGTGRLMGFIDNVAPSAADLRPEQSVEGEEIKRSVDADTTLFVFKTLYQPNLGKVTFFKVKAGEVNVNDKLYNARTGEVETLNQLFIMDGKVKHSVQKLTQGDIGATTKLKSTETNDTLNEKENGPTIKPIQFPQSRIEKTVSAVNTSEEEKLNDALKRIHSQDPTLKLRYNNETHQTVIGCQGELHLLTISWALKNIYDVEANFDIPKISYRETIQRSATANYRHKKQSGGSGQFGEVHLKIEPYFEGMAEPEGFNIRGKEEIDLPWGGKLVFYNCIVGGVIDTRYLPSIMKGIQEVMESGPLTRSYARDIRVMVYDGKMHAVDSNDISFKIAGAHAFKQAFVNANPKLLEPIDEVTIKAPESMVGNVMTDLQSRRALIQGIDSEDRYQVLKALIPRGEMSNFSTQLRSLTQGRANFTSKFHSYQTVPTNIQKRLTETTEAVGQDK
- a CDS encoding DUF4251 domain-containing protein, producing the protein MRTIVLVISLLVLVGCKSSDPTITEAEAQRTKMLIDNKNYELDMSWATPLASNAMNQISNANLLPVDSRTGRINLMGSSSYIRVKGDSLEVYLPYFGTHQLGHRPGDTNSAIQFVGEPDKYEASYNEKKELTQIYFRMKERTEQYDVNIRVFKNGNANVNVNSTHRNSISYTGKLKEIEEK
- a CDS encoding phospholipase D family protein; protein product: MAEFLTTNGTSHQIENIIIEAKKELFLVSPYLQISKTFFERLKDAANKGVKIKIIYGKDELKPNERNSLAELKSLELFYFENLHAKCYFNESDMVITSMNMYEFSEKNNREMGVFITRIGDGDLYEKAISETRSIIQSSDIMQLTKTKRKFYQNKKEIQNNSSSKKPKRGYCIRCEQRIPYDIEKPYCKDCFSSWSRYKNPDYEENVCHSCGEFEASSLAKPVCYDCYKLFEK
- a CDS encoding CHAT domain-containing protein, with the protein product MIKIPLNRAIQLLEARLYEVDKPETDLKALQNRLKIDVEAIFGRGSTQSISVITLETLHFDDPNKIAKCKTNFRQTIQGWIQYIKDFNIIEKEKIETSEQEYKEKYKILLDQWNDLVPEYSQLLADYEKIIGNYDDALSELKILQDKLSKKQSLGKMIKILFLGASPINEVKLRIDEEVRDIEGGLKLASLRDLFELKIEWAITAKTLQQAMLDEHPTIVHFSGHGDANGIAVEDSLGNAKLIENDAIGSLFELFSKDIKCVVLNSCYSESQAIEISKHIPYVIGMKKSVNDKAAIAFSVGFYAALGAGKDIEFAFKMGVVAVKLEGVSGSDIPVLLG